The following coding sequences lie in one Alphaproteobacteria bacterium genomic window:
- a CDS encoding sulfite exporter TauE/SafE family protein produces the protein MNELVQYLPDLAMLICAGMVGGFIAGLFGVGGGTITVPVLYYWFTHMGISPEVAMHVSVGTSLATIIATSLSSSRAHEKRGSVDQDILKIWGPPIAVGAVMGALIAGVMSGTGMRLAFGGFLIFVALYMLIGKDGAVLRNSLPSIWAQRFISWFIGTFSSIVGVGGGALSVPTLAACNVPMQRAVGTSSAFGVIIAMPGAAGFIISGWGHEGLPPYSLGFVNLMALVVLLPTTALLAPVGAKVAHFLSRQLLRRIFGAFLLFIAAKMLYGVLSV, from the coding sequence ATGAATGAATTAGTTCAATACCTTCCCGATTTAGCGATGCTGATTTGTGCGGGGATGGTTGGCGGCTTTATTGCAGGATTATTTGGCGTAGGCGGCGGCACCATCACCGTTCCCGTTCTGTATTATTGGTTTACGCATATGGGCATTTCGCCCGAAGTTGCGATGCATGTTTCGGTGGGCACATCGCTTGCCACGATTATTGCGACATCGCTTTCATCATCACGCGCGCATGAAAAACGCGGCAGCGTCGATCAGGATATTTTAAAAATTTGGGGCCCGCCCATTGCTGTGGGTGCGGTAATGGGCGCGCTCATTGCCGGCGTCATGTCGGGCACGGGTATGCGTTTGGCATTTGGCGGGTTCCTGATTTTCGTTGCGCTGTACATGCTGATTGGTAAAGACGGCGCGGTATTGCGTAATTCATTACCATCGATTTGGGCGCAGCGGTTTATTTCATGGTTTATTGGAACTTTCTCGTCCATTGTGGGTGTTGGCGGCGGTGCGCTTAGTGTTCCGACGCTGGCCGCATGTAATGTGCCAATGCAACGTGCTGTGGGCACTTCATCTGCATTTGGCGTTATTATCGCAATGCCGGGAGCTGCCGGATTTATCATCAGTGGTTGGGGGCATGAAGGCTTGCCGCCATATTCACTTGGCTTTGTAAATTTGATGGCATTGGTGGTATTGTTGCCAACCACGGCATTGCTTGCGCCCGTGGGTGCAAAGGTCGCCCATTTTCTGAGCCGCCAACTGCTGCGCCGGATATTTGGGGCATTTCTTTTGTTTATTGCAGCCAAGATGCTTTATGGCGTCTTAAGTGTTTGA